The following is a genomic window from Alkalilimnicola sp. S0819.
TGCCGGGAACAGACCCAACACGCACGGAGCCTTCCCTCATGCGACGCCTACTCCTCCTGCTCCTGGCCACGGGCTTGCTGTTCGCCTGCGAACGCACCCCGCCGCAGTACCCGGTGCTCCCCGCAGGCAGCACCGTGCTTGCCTTCGGCGATAGCGTGACCCACGGCACAGGCGCCCCGGACGGCGCCGACTTCCCCGCGCGGCTCGCCGCCCTCAGCCAATGGCGCGTGATAAACGCCGGCGTGCCCGGCGATACCGCCGCCGCGGCAAGGCACCGCTTGCTGCCCTTGCTCGAGGAGCACCGGCCCGCGCTGGTACTGGTGGAACTGGGAGGCAATGACTTCCTTCGCCGACGCTCGACGGCGGCCGTAAAGGAGGACCTGCGCGCCATACTCGGCAAGGTACGCGCCCACGGTGCGCAGCCCGTATTGGTCGCGGTACCCGCCCCTTCCGCCTTCGGCGCGGTCACGGGCCGGCTTTCAGATGCCCAGCTTTACCGAGAGCTGGCCGAGG
Proteins encoded in this region:
- a CDS encoding GDSL-type esterase/lipase family protein; the protein is MRRLLLLLLATGLLFACERTPPQYPVLPAGSTVLAFGDSVTHGTGAPDGADFPARLAALSQWRVINAGVPGDTAAAARHRLLPLLEEHRPALVLVELGGNDFLRRRSTAAVKEDLRAILGKVRAHGAQPVLVAVPAPSAFGAVTGRLSDAQLYRELAEEEAVPLVAGVFSEVLSQDDLRADRIHPNAAGYRRFAEGLADSLRRHGLLE